From Pedobacter aquae:
AGAGGTCTTTTGCATGATATTATGCCCGGTACAGAGGAAGAATTGGCTAAAGGTATGGTTACTGGTTATATTGGTTTTGACCCCACTGCGGATTCTTTACATGTAGGTAGTTTGTCTCAAATATTTACTTTAGTACGTTTCCAACAAGCTGGACATAAGCCTTTAGCTTTGGTTGGTGGCGCAACTGGGATGATAGGCGACCCTACCGGTAAGTCTCAAGAACGTAACCTTTTATCAGAAGAAGATTTGCAAAAAAATCTTCAAGGTATACAAAAGCAATTAGAGCAATTTTTAGATTTTGATTGCGGCGCCAACAGTGCAGAAATTGTAAATAATTACGATTGGTTTAAAAACTACTCTTTTCTAGATTTCATCAGAGATGCTGGTAAGCATATCACTGTTAATTATATGATGGGAAAAGATTCTGTTAAAAAACGCTTAGAAAGTGAAGTGGGCATGTCTTTTACAGAGTTTACTTACCAATTGATACAAGGTTTTGATTTTTACCACCTTTGGAAAGAACGAGGTTGCCTGCTACAGATGGGCGGCTCAGACCAATGGGGTAATATTGTTACCGGTACCGAGTTTATTAGAAGAAAAGCAGGCGGACAAGCTTTTGCTTTAACATCTCCTTTAATTAAAAAATCAGACGGAACTAAATTTGGTAAAACCGAAGGCGGTAATATTTGGCTTGATGCTAAGAAAACCAGTCCGTATCAGTTTTACCAGTTTTGGTTAAATTCTTCTGATGAGGATGCTGCTAATTTTATTAAAATTTTTACTTTCTTCTCTAAACAAGAGGTAGATGATTTATTGGCACAGCATCAGCCAGCGCCTCATTTAAGGGTGTTGCAGAAAGCTTTGGCAGAAGATATTACCAGAAGAGTACACGGCGAAGCAGCTTTGCAAACAGCTATCAATACTACTGATTTTCTTTTTGGTAATGGTTCTTTAGATTTCTTGAAGGCTTTAAGTCATGAAGATGTTATTGGCGTTTTTGAAGGTATTCCACAATTTACAATAGCTAAAAGTTCTTTAGACGCTGGCGCTGATATTCTAACTTTGTTGGCAGAGGAAACTCAAATTTTTCCTTCTAAAGGCGAGGTCAGAAAAATGATTCAAGGTGGTGGCGTTTCTTTAAATAGAGAGAAAATTGCAGCTCCAGATGTTGTTGTAAATGCTTCATCCTTAATAAATAATAGCTTTTTAGTAGTGCAAAGGGGTAAGAAAAATTATTTCTTAATTATAGCATCTTAAATTTGTGAAATCAGACAAAATTTATATTTTTGTGTATAAATGTCTGTTTTATGGAAAATAATAAAGTTGAAGAACCCCTCATAGAATACTTAACACAACCGCAAGAAATGCTTCATGCGGTTGTGTCTTTACTTGGCGGCTTAAGTGTTTTAAACTTCAAAAAACCTATTTCCTCAGATTTTGATTTACTTGAGCTCACTAGAGCTGGTTTGCCTAAAAAAGCATTGGCTCATTTAATTAAATCTATTGCTTTTACTTTTCAAGAGTTGGCTGCTATAATGCATATTTCTGAGCGTACTTTACAACGTTTTGATGAAAACGCTTTAATAGATGCTGCATATTCAGAAAAAGCTATAGATTTAGCTCGTCTTTATGTAAGAGGTGAGCAAGTTTTTGGTTCTCTAGAGCGCTTTAAACTTTGGATGAAATCGCCTTCTTATGTTTTTAAAAATCAAACTCCAGCATCCTTTTTAGATACTTCTTTAGGTTTTGATTTAATTTCAAAAGAACTTGGTCGTATAGAGCATGGTTTATTTGCTTAATAATGGAGCTTTTTAGATTAGCCAATGCTAAATATATTGAGGATTTATCGGGTACAGGTGCCCGCTTATATGGCGGCAGGTGGAATAGTGTTGGCTCTCCGGCAGTTTATTTGGCTTCTTCAAAATCGTTGGCAGTTTTAGAGGTCTTGGTGCATTTAAATCCAGCGCTATTTCCGGATAATTTTTGCATGGCAAGT
This genomic window contains:
- the tyrS gene encoding tyrosine--tRNA ligase; the protein is MNFVEELRWRGLLHDIMPGTEEELAKGMVTGYIGFDPTADSLHVGSLSQIFTLVRFQQAGHKPLALVGGATGMIGDPTGKSQERNLLSEEDLQKNLQGIQKQLEQFLDFDCGANSAEIVNNYDWFKNYSFLDFIRDAGKHITVNYMMGKDSVKKRLESEVGMSFTEFTYQLIQGFDFYHLWKERGCLLQMGGSDQWGNIVTGTEFIRRKAGGQAFALTSPLIKKSDGTKFGKTEGGNIWLDAKKTSPYQFYQFWLNSSDEDAANFIKIFTFFSKQEVDDLLAQHQPAPHLRVLQKALAEDITRRVHGEAALQTAINTTDFLFGNGSLDFLKALSHEDVIGVFEGIPQFTIAKSSLDAGADILTLLAEETQIFPSKGEVRKMIQGGGVSLNREKIAAPDVVVNASSLINNSFLVVQRGKKNYFLIIAS
- the parS gene encoding type II RES/Xre toxin-antitoxin system antitoxin, which gives rise to MENNKVEEPLIEYLTQPQEMLHAVVSLLGGLSVLNFKKPISSDFDLLELTRAGLPKKALAHLIKSIAFTFQELAAIMHISERTLQRFDENALIDAAYSEKAIDLARLYVRGEQVFGSLERFKLWMKSPSYVFKNQTPASFLDTSLGFDLISKELGRIEHGLFA